In one window of Cynocephalus volans isolate mCynVol1 chromosome 6, mCynVol1.pri, whole genome shotgun sequence DNA:
- the ITGAX gene encoding integrin alpha-X produces the protein MTRSRTALLLSMALASSVCFNLDTEQLTTFHVDSAGFGHSVVQYDNSWVVVGAPQQITAANHTGGLYQCGYSTGACQPIRLQVPPEAVNMSLGLSLAAATNPSRLLACGPTVHHACRENMHLTGICFLLAASSRQVHRLPATLQECPRQEQDIVFLIDGSGSITFSDFAKMMNFVKAVMSQFQRPNTQFALMQFSHEFRIHFTFDTFIHSSDPLGLLDSVRQLRGYTHTATAIQMVIHELFRASSGARKDATRILIVITDGKKQGDRLDYADVIPTAEAAGVIRYAIGVGSAFQATYSWKELNDIASKPSHEHIFKVDNFDALRDIQNQLKEKIFAIEGTETISSSSFELELSQEGFSAVFTPDGPVLGAVGSFSWSGGAFLYPSNMSPTFINVSQEYVDMRDSYLGYSTELALWKGVPSLVLGAPRHQHAGKVVIFTQVSRQWRPKAEVTGSQIGSYFGASLCSVDMDRDGSTDLVLIGAPHYYEQTRGGQVSVCPMPRGQSRWRCEVILRGEQGHPWGRFGAALTVLGDVNGDKLTDVVIGAPGEEENRGAVYVFHGASGLDINPSPSQRIAGSQLPPGIQHFGQSLSGGQDLTQDGLMDLAVGAQGHVLLLRTRPVLRVWMNIRFTVTEIARSLFECQEQVASVKDLGEANICLHIYESPKNQLGDLQSSVTFDLALDPGRLSPRAIFEETKTWTLTRVQVLGLGLHCEPVRLQLPACVEDSVTPITLRLNFSLVAQPIPSSRSLRPMLAVDAQRYLTASLPFEKNCGADHVCQDDLGISFDFSGLKTLVVGSNLELNAEVTVWNDGEDSYGTTVTFSYPAGLSYRRVAGIQNHPRLRSLRLTCDSAPDGSQDTWTTRCSINHIIFQGGTRITFLATFDVSPKAVLGDRLLLTANVSSENNTPRTSKTTFQLELPVKYAVYTVISSHEQSTKYLNFSASEQEESGVAKHRYQVNNLGRRDLPVSVNFWVPVELNRAAVWIKVEVSCPQNPSIQCSSKRISPTESNFLTHIQKNPVLDCSVAECLRFRCDIPSFGVQEELDFILQGNLSFGWVSQTQQKKVLVVSVAEITFDTSMYSQLPGQEAFVRAQMETVLEKYEVHNPIPLIVGSSVGGLLLLALVTAALYKAGFFKRRYKEMMEEANGQVAPENATSDSQLAQ, from the exons ATGACCAGGAGCAGGACAGCCCTCCTCCTGTCAATGG ccttAGCTTCTTCTGTCTGCTTCAACTTGGACACAGAGCAGCTGACAACCTTCCATGTGGACAGTGCTGGCTTTGGGCACAGCGTGGTCCAGTATGACAACTCCTG GGTGGTGGTTGGAGCCCCCCAGCAGATAACAGCTGCCAACCACACAGGGGGCCTGTACCAGTGTGGCTACAGCACGGGCGCATGTCAGCCTATCCGCCTGCAGG TCCCCCCAGAGGCTGTGAACATGTCCCTGGGTCTGTCCTTGGCAGCTGCTACCAACCCCTCCCGGCTGCTG GCCTGTGGCCCCACTGTGCACCACGCATGCAGGGAGAACATGCACCTGACTGGGATCTGCTTCCTGCTGGCCGCCTCCTCCCGGCAGGTCCACAGGCTCCCAGCCACCCTGCAGG AATGCCCAAGGCAGGAGCAGGACATCGTGTTCCTGATTGACGGCTCGGGAAGCATCACCTTCAGCGATTTTGCCAAGATGATGAACTTCGTGAAGGCTGTGATGAGCCAGTTCCAGAGGCCCAACACCCAG TTTGCCCTGATGCAGTTCTCCCATGAATTCCGGATACACTTCACTTTCGACACCTTCATACACAGCTCAGATCCACTAGGACTGCTGGATTCTGTACGCCAGCTGAGAGGGTACACGCACACGGCCACAGCCATCCAAATGGTCAT ACACGAACTGTTCCGTGCCTCAAGTGGGGCCCGCAAGGATGCCACCAGGATCCTCATTGTCATCACCGATGGGAAGAAGCAAGGTGACCGCCTGGATTATGCGGACGTCATCCCCACGGCCGAGGCGGCAGGCGTCATCCGCTATGCGATAGGG GTCGGATCGGCTTTTCAAGCGACATATTCCTGGAAAGAACTAAATGACATTGCATCCAAGCCCTCCCATGAACACATATTTAAAGTCGACAACTTTGATGCTTTGAGGGATATTCAAAACCAACTGAAGGAGAAGATCTTTGCTATTGAGG GTACGGAGACCATAAGCAGCAGTTCCTTCGAATTGGAGCTGTCCCAGGAGGGCTTCAGCGCTGTGTTCACGCCT GATGGCCCAGTTCTGGGGGCCGTGGGGAGCTTCAGCTGGTCTGGAGGTGCCTTCCTGTATCCCTCAAATATGAGCCCCACCTTCATCAACGTGTCTCAGGAGTATGTGGACATGAGGGACTCTTACCTGG gTTACTCAACCGAGCTGGCCCTTTGGAAGGGGGTGCCGAGCCTGGTGCTGGGGGCCCCCCGCCATCAGCACGCCGGGAAGGTTGTCATCTTCACCCAGGTGTCCAGGCAATGGAGGCCAAAGGCTGAAGTCACAGGGAGCCAG ATCGGCTCCTACTTCGGGGCCTCCCTCTGCTCCGTCGACATGGACAGAGATGGCAGTACTGACCTCGTCCTCATCGGGGCCCCCCATTACTATGAACAGACCCGAGGCGGCCAGGTGTCCGTGTGCCCCATGCCCAGGGGG CAGAGCAGGTGGCGGTGTGAGGTCATTCTCCGAGGGGAGCAAGGCCACCCCTGGGGCCGCTTTGGGGCAGCTCTGACAGTACTGGGGGACGTGAATGGGGACAAGCTAACAGACGTGGTCATCGGGGCCCCAGGAGAGGAGGAGAACCGGGGTGCTGTCTATGTGTTTCATGGAGCCTCAGGACTGGACATcaacccctcccccagccag CGCATTGCGGGCTCCCAGCTTCCCCCCGGGATCCAGCATTTTGGGCAGTCACTGAGCGGGGGTCAGGACCTCACCCAGGATGGACTGATGGACCTGGCCGTGGGGGCCCAGGGGCATGTGTTGCTGCTCAG GACCAGACCTGTCCTCAGGGTGTGGATGAACATACGCTTCACAGTTACAGAGATCGCCAGGTCTCTGTTTGAGTGCCAGGAGCAGGTGGCCTCTGTCAAGGACCTGGGCGAAGCCAACATCTGCCTTCATATTTACGAAAGTCCCAAGAACCAACTGG GTGACCTCCAAAGCTCTGTGACCTTTGACTTGGCCCTCGACCCTGGCCGCCTGAGTCCCCGTGCCATTTTCGAGGAGACGAAGACCTGGACTCTGACTCGAGTCCAAGTCCTTGGGCTGGGTCTGCACTGTGAACCCGTGAGGCTGCAGCTCCCG GCCTGTGTGGAGGACTCGGTGACCCCCATCACCCTGCGCCTCAACTTCTCCCTGGTGGCGCAGCCCATCCCTTCCTCCAGAAGCCTCCGGCCCATGCTGGCTGTGGATGCTCAGAGATACCTCACAGCCTCT CTCCCCTTTGAGAAGAACTGTGGAGCTGACCACGTCTGCCAGGATGACCTTGGCATCTCCTTTGACTTCTCAGG CTTGAAGACCCTGGTGGTGGGGAGTAACCTGGAGCTCAATGCAGAAGTGACTGTGTGGAATGATGGCGAGGACTCCTATGGAACCACAGTCACTTTCTCCTACCCGGCAGGGCTGTCCTATCGCCGCGTGGCAGGGATCCAG AATCACCCACGGCTGCGCTCCCTGCGTCTGACGTGTGACAGCGCCCCAGATGGGAGTCAGGACACCTGGACCACCAGATGCAGCATCAACCACATCATCTTCCAGGGGGGCACCAGG ATCACATTCTTGGCTACCTTTGACGTCTCCCCCAAGGCTGTGCTGGGTGACCGGCTGCTCCTGACAGCCAATGTGAGCAG TGAGAACAACACCCCCAGGACCAGCAAGACCACCTTCCAGCTGGAGCTTCCGGTGAAGTACGCCGTCTACACCGTGATCAGCAG CCACGAACAGTCCACCAAGTACCtcaacttctcagcctcagagcAGGAGGAGAGTGGTGTGGCCAAGCACAGATACCAG GTGAACAACCTGGGACGGAGAGACCTGCCTGTCAGCGTCAACTTCTGGGTGCCTGTGGAGTTGAACAGGGCAGCTGTGTGGATTAAGGTGGAGGTCTCCTGCCCCCAG AACCCGTCCATTCAGTGTTCCTCGAAGAGAATATCTCCCACAGAGTCCAACTTCCTGACTCACATTCAGAAGAATCCTGTGCTG GACTGCTCTGTTGCTGAGTGTCTGAGGTTCCGCTGTGACATCCCCTCCTTTGGCGTCCAGGAAGAGCTTGACTTCATCCTGCAGGGCAACCTCAGCTTCGGCTGGGTCAGCCAG ACACAACAGAAGAAGGTGTTGGTTGTGAGTGTGGCTGAAATCACTTTTGACACATCTATGTACTCCCAGCTTCCAGGACAGGAGGCGTTTGTGAGAGCCCAG ATGGAGACGGTGCTGGAGAAGTATGAGGTCCACAACCCCATCCCCCTGATCGTGGGCAGCTCCGTGGGAGGTCTGCTGCTGCTGGCGCTTGTCACAGCTGCACTCTACAAG GCTGGCTTTTTCAAACGCCGGTACAAGGAAATGATGGAGGAAGCAAATGGACAGGTTGCTCCAGAAAATGCGACATCAGACTCCCAACTTGCCCAGTGA